Within Takifugu rubripes chromosome 20, fTakRub1.2, whole genome shotgun sequence, the genomic segment GACAGACTCCAGAACCCCCAGTGGGGCCCCAAGGAGGAATAAACCAGAGGATTGACCAGAATAATAAAATGATGTAAatgtttgtttcttgtttacTTCTGAAGTTGAGAGAAAGGGAAACTCTCAAATGTCTGATTGCCCTTCAGTTTGTGGAGATGATGtctgtgagctggaggagaactgcCTCAACTGTCCTGCCGACTGTGGCATCTGCCCCATGTCCATCGGCATCAAGGTGGCCATCGGGCTTCCAGTCACTCTCTTTAGCGCTGGCTTCATTCTAACCATGGTGGTCAGTCtgaaccacacgcacacacacgcacacacaaacacacacacacacacacacacgcacacacacacacacacacacacacacacacacacacacacacacacacacattctgatcTTAATCTCATCCTGCAGTGGCTTCAGTACCAGAAACAAAGGATGTTCTGGGATGAAAGCTGGATCATCAACTACAAGACCATAATATTTGGTAAATGCTCCAAATGGTAATATATAACAGTAGCTGTATAGAAATGGAATCTACCAACTTTGGAGTTGCTTTCCTTTTAAAAACGTATTGCATTAGGGGTTGAGTGTCCCTGAGTACCTGTGCCTGTGTCTGCAGGGAGGGTGTACATGGGCCTGTGCAGCACCACCAGCCTTCTCCACATCAAGAGTCACTCAACAGTCAGTCAAACCACAAACATAACCATGTCCACAGGAGTCAACACCCAGCACCAACGAGGATTCATCCAGCCAGGCAGCTAGTGAGCAACACTGATTCCAACTTAAATGATTTCTACttataaataaattcattttgatTATTGCCGTCCTAATGTCAATTTGATCAAATTTAGAAATGATTGGCTTAAATTAGTAGACAAAAATTCCAATGAATTGTTTTGATAACAACTGATGGGATTTTAACGTCTCCAGCGATGGGAGGAAAGTGGCTGTCAAACAcatccaaaacaaacatttcaccCTCTCTAAAACCATCAGGAAGGAAGTTAAAGAGGTTCGGTAAGGAAAATGTTGGCATGGCTGACTGATTCAGTTACTCTTCTCTTACTGAGCTACTGAGTTCACACCCTCCTGTGCTTGTCCTTTCTTTGATTGGACACAGACAACTGGACCACCCCAACCTGTGCAAATTTATCGGCGGTTCCATCGAGGTCCCATACGTGAGCATCATCACAGAGTACTGTCCTAAAGGGAGCCTGTCTGACGTCCTGCTGAATGATGACATCCCTATCAACTGGGGCTTCAGGTGGGAAATCCCCTCCTGCTGGTCTTTCAGATGATATTCCAGTatttcttgtcctcctctgtcttgCAAGGTTATGTTTGCAAATAGATCCTATTTTGCATATGGGACACACCTGTAGGACTGCCTTTGTCCCCCCCTTGCAGACTGTCCTTTGCCACTGACATTGCTCGGGGGATGTCGTACCTGCATCAGCACAAGGTGTTTCATGGGAGACTTCACTCCAGAAACTGTGTCATTGATGACCGCTGGGTGTGTAAGATCTCAGGTAAAAACACCCGTTATTATTTACAAATGACTCGACACATAGAAATGACATTAATCTACTTAACGCAACTTGATAGAGAGCAGAGTGACACAGCCCGGTGAGGGTGGAAGTACCCTCTTGAATGTCCCTCTGGAAAGAAAAACTTTTGTACACAGTGGAGTGCCCTCCTCATACACACAACTTGATAAAGAGGCCAAGCGTCCCCCAGTTTTCTCTTTCAGTAGGCAAAAAGACGTAAATTTCTCTGTCCGTTGCTCTTTTAAGGGACAAAATTTGGCAAAGTGCAGCTCTGACCTCTGTGCTTGGTTTCAGATTATGGTCTCACAAGCTACAGAAAGGAGGATGTTGAGTCCTCCAACAATGGTTTTAAGTGTGGGGATGTGAATCGCCTGTATTGTGCCCCAGAGGTCCTTTTGGGCAGCACCTCCAACATGACCCCTGCAGCCGATGTCTACAGGTGTGTTAGAGTTATCCAAACTGTTAAAGATATGCTGCCAGCTGAATGAAAAtcacttttcctctttctcccccaccTGTCCTCAGTTACTCCATGATTCTGGTTGAAATAGCAACTCGCTCTGATCTTAATTCTGTGAGTAAAGCAACCCTCCCTAAAGGTCGTGACCCTCCGCCTCAATATAATGAGCATCTGACTCCACAGGACCTCGTTGACGGAATGAGGATGGATATAATGTGGCGCCCACCTCTGCCTGAGCTGAAGGCAGGAAAGGCAGACATTGACTGTCCCAGTGAAGTAGACTACTATGAGGTCTGGTAGATGGACAAAGTTTGGCCAAAAAAAGGTTAGCTGGCACTTAAACTCTCCTCTCTGAAAACACAGCTCATTAAAAGGTGCTGGGCTCACAACCTTGCGCTGAGACCACCATTTGAGCAGGTGAAGAAGATGCTGGACAAAATGAACCCAAACAAAGTCAGCCCCGTGGACATGATGATGACCTTGGTAATAGCTTCATTATTACAGTGGCCCACATTCCTTCTCCCACTTCTGCTACACTAAACACATTTAACTGCAGATGGAAAAGTACAGTAAACACCTGGAGTCCATAGTTGCTGAGAGAACACAAGACCTCCTTCAAGAGAAACAAAAGACAGATCGGCTGTTATACAGTAAGTCGGGACAGTCGtgataaagaaaaagatttaTGCAGAATTATCGAAGGGCAATATCAAATATTTACTGCCATCTAGCGGCAGAAGAGAATCCTACAACAATGGTCCGAAGGTAAGAGTTCCATATGTGTGCAGGTATGCTACCAAAACCGGTGGCGGATGACCTTCGTCAGGGCCAAACAGCGGAGGCTCAGACCTTCTCTAACGCCACCGTTTACTTCAGGTAAACCATGACCTTTGCTGAGtgcttttgatttgattttttggTTTACAGTTTTGAATCCCGGACTAACTTTGTGCTACCCCTCTGTGACAGCGACATCGTTGGCTTCACTCAGCTGTCTGGTGCCAGTACTCCTCACCAGGTTGTAAACTTCCTCAACCAGCTCTACACCAcatttgatgacatcattgacaACTACGACGTCTACAAAGTGGAGACAATAGGCGATGCTTGTGAGTACATCGATACTGAAGCCTGTTTGGGTGTAAAACTAATCATTTAGACAAAATGCCTCCATTTCAGCTTGTGTGAAAGGATAAAAATGTTAATGTACCAGAACAGATGAACTCATCTGTCTTGTACCATCTCTGCAATTTGAATAATTGACATTCCAGACATGGTGGTCTCTGGGGTCCCTAAAGAAAATGGCATCAATCACGCTGGGGAGATCGCCAGCATGGCTCTTGACCTGGTCAACGTCTGCCACAACTTCAAGATCCCTCATAAACCCAACACGCAGCTGAAGATACGAGCTGGCATTCACTCTGGTGCAGCACGGACATGCCTTTAATCATCCCTGTCATTGTGTTTGATTCATTTAATCATTTGTGTAAATGCTTGTTTACagtaacagtgttttttttatgtgccAGGGCCTGTCGTGGCAGGTGTGGTCGGCACCAAAATGCCTCGTTACTGCCTGTTTGGGGAcaccgtcaacacagcatcaagGATGGAATCGACGAGTGAAGGTGACGCTGGATTAAAAGCACCTTTAATCGGTTCATTCAGGTTCAAATTAATACTAATGAACATAAAATCGACCACAGGGATTTTACATTTTCACTCAACACGAATAAAAACTACAATGTGTATGAGACTAAATGATGTGAATGTGTCTATTTCTTCTTTAGCTCTGAAGATTCAGGTGAGCGGCGCCACAGCTGACC encodes:
- the LOC101072951 gene encoding atrial natriuretic peptide receptor 2-like — translated: MALQTTVFVLHLCFLLAVNCWHDLDNTEYDCWPINSPNDYNMISCGGLEMAWVLRPPEKVTNGEEFNVSYTVTASDSFYDYAVRNRIFQFSNASEARRFCHEHECPSNWNSANEINCCVYHANIHSCPLGLMKHGGICGPWIPDDGKIVTHTVSKAGKMTQKYWTSKVVLSHVGVTSVIAHIKIGQMHAALESKVLVVSAQVCGDDVCELEENCLNCPADCGICPMSIGIKVAIGLPVTLFSAGFILTMVWLQYQKQRMFWDESWIINYKTIIFGRVYMGLCSTTSLLHIKSHSTVSQTTNITMSTGVNTQHQRGFIQPGSYDGRKVAVKHIQNKHFTLSKTIRKEVKEVRQLDHPNLCKFIGGSIEVPYVSIITEYCPKGSLSDVLLNDDIPINWGFRLSFATDIARGMSYLHQHKVFHGRLHSRNCVIDDRWVCKISDYGLTSYRKEDVESSNNGFKCGDVNRLYCAPEVLLGSTSNMTPAADVYSYSMILVEIATRSDLNSDLVDGMRMDIMWRPPLPELKAGKADIDCPSEVDYYELIKRCWAHNLALRPPFEQVKKMLDKMNPNKVSPVDMMMTLMEKYSKHLESIVAERTQDLLQEKQKTDRLLYSMLPKPVADDLRQGQTAEAQTFSNATVYFSDIVGFTQLSGASTPHQVVNFLNQLYTTFDDIIDNYDVYKVETIGDAYMVVSGVPKENGINHAGEIASMALDLVNVCHNFKIPHKPNTQLKIRAGIHSGPVVAGVVGTKMPRYCLFGDTVNTASRMESTSEALKIQVSGATADLLHSLRGYVLTCRGTLNVKGKGDMTTWWLEAKRDEHTDPLLRTNNYGEIPVPV